In Choloepus didactylus isolate mChoDid1 chromosome 6, mChoDid1.pri, whole genome shotgun sequence, one DNA window encodes the following:
- the LOC119536575 gene encoding synapsin-1-like → MEQPGTAPPRETPLPPDRTGAVAKVPRVAARGGERGKRDSRDLDSANGRRGRGRRGAELVGGDGAGSTPFPLPSTRRAAPRGRALRNAGPGLIKGAGRGARSTPQRTPPRAVPCACAARAAPRPRPGCPRRHRRCT, encoded by the exons ATGGAACAGCCGGGAACTG CACCTCCGCGAGAAACCCCTCTCCCGCCCGACCGTACAGGTGCGGTTGCCAAGGTACCCCGCGTGGCGGCCAGGGGCGGGGAGCGGGGTAAGCGCGACTCGCGAGATTTGGATTCGGCCAATGGGAGGCGGGGGAGGGGAAGACGTGGCGCGGAGCTCGTGGGCGGGGACGGGGCGGGCTCcaccccctttcccctcccctccacccgcCGTGCCGCCCCGCGGGGGCGCGCGCTTAGGAACGCGGGGCCCGGCCTTATAAAGGGGGCAGGGCGAGGCGCGCGCTCCACTCCGCAGAGGACGCCTCCGCGGGCTGTGCCGTGCGCCTGCGCAGCGCGGGCAGctccccgcccccggcccggTTGCCCTCGCCGCCACCGCCGCTG CACCTAG
- the EHD1 gene encoding EH domain-containing protein 1 translates to MFSWVSKDARRKKEPELFQTVAEGLRQLYAQKLLPLEEHYRFHEFHSPALEDADFDNKPMVLLVGQYSTGKTTFIRHLIEQDFPGMRIGPEPTTDSFIAVMHGPTEGVVPGNALVVDPRRPFRKLNAFGNAFLNRFMCAQLPNPVLDSISIIDTPGILSGEKQRISRGYDFAAVLEWFAERVDRIILLFDAHKLDISDEFSEVIKALKNHEDKIRVVLNKADQIETQQLMRVYGALMWSLGKIINTPEVVRVYIGSFWSHPLLIPDNRKLFEAEEQDLFKDIQSLPRNAALRKLNDLIKRARLAKVHAYIISSLKKEMPNVFGKESKKKELVNNLGEIYQKIEREHQISPGDFPSLRKMQELLQTQDFSKFQALKPKLLDTVDDMLANDIARLMVMVRQEESLMPSQAVKGGAFEGTMNGPFGHGYGEGAGEGIDDVEWVVGKDKPTYDEIFYTLSPVNGKITGANAKKEMVKSKLPNTVLGKIWKLADVDKDGLLDDEEFALANHLIKVKLEGHELPADLPPHLVPPSKRRHE, encoded by the exons ATGTTCAGCTGGGTCAGCAAGGATGCCCGGCGCAAGAAGGAGCCGGAGCTCTTCCAGACGGTGGCGGAGGGACTGCGGCAGCTGTACGCGCAGAAGCTGCTGCCCCTGGAGGAGCACTACCGCTTCCACGAGTTCCACTCGCCCGCGCTGGAGGACGCGGACTTCGACAACAAGCCCATGGTGCTCCTCGTGGGCCAGTACAGCACGGGCAAGACCACCTTCATCCGGCACCTGATCGAGCAGGACTTCCCGGGGATGCGCATCGGGCCGGAGCCCACCACCGACTCCTTCATCGCGGTCATGCACGGCCCCACCGAGGGCGTGGTGCCGGGCAACGCGCTCGTCGTCGACCCGCGGCGCCCCTTCCGCAAGCTCAACGCCTTTGGCAACGCCTTCCTCAACAG GTTCATGTGTGCCCAGCTGCCCAACCCCGTCCTGGACAGCATCAGCATCATCGACACGCCCGGCATCCTCTCCGGAGAGAAACAGCGCATCAGCAGAG gTTACGACTTCGCGGCCGTCCTGGAGTGGTTCGCCGAGCGTGTCGACCGCATCATCCTGCTCTTCGACGCCCACAAGCTGGACATCTCGGACGAGTTCTCGGAGGTGATCAAGGCCCTCAAGAACCACGAGGACAAGATCCGCGTGGTGCTCAACAAGGCCGACCAGATCGAGACGCAGCAGCTGATGCGAGTCTACGGGGCCCTCATGTGGTCCCTGGGGAAGATCATCAACACGCCCGAGGTGGTCCGGGTCTACATCGGCTCCTTCTGGTCCCACCCACTCCTCATCCCCGACAACCGCAAGCTCTTTGAGGCCGAGGAGCAGGACCTCTTCAAGGACATCCAGTCTCTGCCCCGAAATGCTGCCCTCCGGAAGCTCAACGACCTGATCAAGCGGGCACGGCTCGCCAAG GTCCACGCCTACATCATCAGCTCCCTCAAGAAGGAGATGCCCAACGTGTTCGGGAAGGAGAGCAAGAAGAAAGAGCTGGTGAACAATCTGGGCGAGATCTACCAGAAGATCGAGCGGGAGCATCAGATCTCCCCTGGGGACTTCCCGAGCCTCCGCAAGATGCAG GAGCTCCTGCAGACCCAGGACTTCAGCAAGTTCCAGGCCCTGAAACCCAAGCTGCTGGACACAGTGGACGACATGCTGGCCAACGACATCGCCCGGCTGATGGTGATGGTGCGCCAGGAGGAGTCCCTGATGCCCTCACAGGCGGTCAAGGGCGGCGCCTTCGAGGGCACCATGAACGGGCCCTTTGGGCACGGCTACGGCGAGGGGGCCGGCGAGGGCATCGACGATGTCGAGTGGGTGGTGGGCAAGGACAAGCCCACCTACGACGAGATCTTCTACACCCTGTCGCCCGTCAACGGCAAGATCACGGGGGCCAACGCCAAGAAGGAGATGGTCAAGTCCAAGTTGCCCAACACGGTCCTGGGCAAGATCTGGAAGCTGGCCGATGTGGACAAGGATGGGCTGCTGGACGACGAGGAGTTCGCCCTGGCCAACCACCTCATCAAGGTCAAGCTGGAGGGCCACGAGCTGCCCGCCGACCTGCCCCCACACCTGGTCCCGCCCTCCAAGCGGAGGCACGAGTGA